The following proteins are encoded in a genomic region of Devosia lucknowensis:
- a CDS encoding PAS domain-containing protein: protein MLTTQEDRIDSELHRISASNDPFASAVRATRMPMLITDPSKPDNPIVFMNDAFTKLTGYTRAEVMGQNCRFLQGPGTNREDVTRIRNAIARRESIEIDLLNYRKDGTSFWNRLLISPVFNEAGELSYFFASQFDVSPERNRVSELQLSHSELESEIERRMLDLMANETRIRFILNAARMGIWTLDLTSGRLISSPQCKVNFGRHPHAPFSYEDLKASIVEEDRLRWTQVIDEAIESGGEFSIEYRIRTPDGELRWVEVRGQVNRDLTDTPSIMSGVSMEITERKEAEEHRKLLSRELNHRVKNMLATAQSVFVQSLRSAKSLDDAQQIAVGRIHSLATAQDLLTQEGWSSATLSDVVERSLAPFEGADFRIAGPRVLLGAKAVSTLSLTIHELATNSIKYGALSSEDGSVTITWDLLPGETETLRFHWSEMGGPPVLPPQRRGFGSRVIENIASAELGGTAQVDFRPGGILYELKAPVSQLSDNVDAYSGRPAPQA, encoded by the coding sequence GTGTTGACGACGCAGGAAGACCGTATCGATAGCGAACTGCATCGCATCTCAGCATCCAACGATCCCTTTGCCTCGGCCGTTCGCGCCACGCGCATGCCGATGTTGATCACCGACCCCAGCAAGCCGGACAATCCCATCGTCTTCATGAACGACGCCTTCACCAAGCTCACGGGCTATACCCGCGCCGAGGTGATGGGGCAGAACTGCCGGTTTCTCCAGGGGCCTGGCACCAACCGCGAAGACGTGACCCGCATCCGCAATGCCATTGCCCGGCGCGAGTCGATCGAGATCGACCTGCTCAACTATCGCAAGGACGGCACCTCGTTCTGGAACCGGTTGCTGATTTCGCCCGTGTTCAACGAGGCCGGGGAACTGAGCTATTTCTTCGCCTCGCAGTTCGACGTTTCGCCCGAGCGCAACCGCGTTTCCGAACTGCAGCTGTCGCACAGCGAACTCGAAAGCGAAATCGAGCGGCGCATGCTCGACCTCATGGCCAACGAGACGCGCATCCGCTTCATCCTCAATGCCGCGCGCATGGGCATCTGGACGCTGGACCTGACATCGGGCCGGCTGATCTCCTCGCCCCAGTGCAAGGTCAATTTCGGCCGCCATCCGCACGCGCCGTTCAGCTACGAAGATCTCAAGGCGTCCATTGTCGAGGAGGATCGGCTGCGCTGGACCCAGGTGATCGACGAGGCCATCGAGAGCGGCGGCGAATTCTCGATCGAGTACCGTATCCGCACGCCCGACGGCGAGCTGCGCTGGGTGGAAGTGCGCGGGCAGGTCAACCGCGATCTGACCGATACGCCCTCGATCATGTCGGGCGTCTCCATGGAAATCACCGAGCGCAAGGAAGCCGAGGAACACCGCAAGCTGCTCTCGCGCGAGCTCAATCACCGGGTCAAGAACATGCTGGCGACCGCCCAGTCGGTGTTCGTGCAATCGCTGCGCTCGGCCAAGTCGCTCGACGACGCACAGCAGATCGCCGTTGGCCGCATTCATTCGCTGGCGACGGCGCAGGACCTCCTGACCCAGGAAGGCTGGAGCAGCGCCACGCTGTCCGATGTGGTGGAGCGCTCGCTCGCGCCCTTCGAAGGCGCCGATTTCCGCATTGCCGGTCCGCGCGTCCTGCTCGGCGCCAAGGCGGTCTCGACACTGTCGCTGACCATTCACGAACTGGCGACCAATTCCATCAAGTATGGCGCGCTCTCAAGCGAAGACGGCAGCGTCACCATCACCTGGGATCTCCTCCCCGGGGAGACCGAAACGCTGCGCTTCCACTGGAGCGAAATGGGCGGGCCGCCGGTCTTGCCGCCACAGCGCCGCGGCTTCGGCTCGCGGGTGATCGAAAACATCGCCTCGGCGGAACTGGGCGGCACGGCCCAGGTTGATTTCCGTCCCGGCGGCATTCTCTACGAACTCAAGGCGCCGGTGTCGCAGCTTTCCGACAATGTCGACGCCTATTCGGGCCGTCCCGCTCCGCAGGCTTGA
- a CDS encoding metallophosphoesterase family protein, protein MKILHISDLHFGHHDPALAAGFADDINAQRPDLIVASGDFTQIGTKEEFEQAREFLDKLHAPIFAVPGNHDVPAVNILRRFLNPYGLYKKYIARDLEPYLEMNGVVLVGMRTSRRARLEWNWGHGTISRSQLEDLEERFNRASPDAVRVIVAHHPLLFPTEPMMQKTKRVKRADEALECFASLGVRLVLSGHFHLSYVRKHEARDAAREGQPMGLSKAVSAPILVAQASSAISTRLRGEANAYNLIDIGDQISVTVREWRDGQWRTRDKATEPV, encoded by the coding sequence ATGAAGATTCTGCACATCTCGGACCTGCATTTCGGACATCACGACCCGGCCCTCGCCGCCGGCTTTGCCGACGACATCAATGCCCAACGCCCCGATCTCATCGTCGCCAGCGGCGATTTCACCCAGATCGGCACCAAGGAGGAGTTCGAGCAGGCGCGCGAATTCCTCGACAAGCTCCATGCTCCGATCTTCGCAGTGCCCGGCAATCACGACGTGCCGGCGGTCAACATCCTGCGTCGCTTCCTCAACCCATACGGGCTCTACAAGAAATACATCGCGCGCGATCTCGAGCCCTATCTCGAAATGAATGGGGTCGTGCTCGTCGGCATGCGCACCTCGCGCCGGGCGCGGCTCGAATGGAACTGGGGCCACGGCACGATTTCGCGCAGCCAGCTCGAGGATCTCGAGGAACGCTTCAACCGTGCGTCGCCCGATGCGGTGCGCGTGATCGTCGCCCACCACCCGCTGCTGTTCCCCACCGAGCCGATGATGCAGAAGACCAAGCGCGTGAAGCGGGCCGACGAGGCTCTTGAATGCTTCGCCTCGCTCGGCGTGCGCCTGGTGCTGTCGGGGCATTTCCACCTGTCCTATGTGCGCAAGCACGAGGCCAGGGATGCGGCGCGCGAAGGGCAGCCGATGGGCCTGAGCAAGGCCGTTTCGGCGCCCATCCTCGTGGCGCAGGCCTCCTCGGCCATATCGACGCGCCTGCGCGGCGAGGCGAACGCCTACAATCTCATCGACATCGGCGATCAGATATCGGTCACGGTGCGGGAATGGCGCGATGGTCAGTGGCGGACGCGCGACAAGGCGACGGAGCCGGTCTGA